Genomic segment of Phycodurus eques isolate BA_2022a chromosome 13, UOR_Pequ_1.1, whole genome shotgun sequence:
GAGGTTGTCATcaatgtgtgtctttgtgtccgTTGGAACTATTGCTTCCCGTCGCCATGATTCCAATGCTGTCATGCGCTTCAAGTAAGCGCACATCTAAAACACAAAATGGTGGCACATAAGTTGAGGCGTAAGCATATTCATGAGCATCAAACGGAGATGGTGGGTCGAAAACCAATCGTCGACAAGGGGGATTTGGGGGGTGCTAATGGAAGTTTTTCCTCCTCAAAAAGTAATTGTCATTAGGAGTTTGGATGCCtcaatcccccccccacccccaccccacccagaTGGATGCCCAGAGACACcgctcgccccccccccctttgcacGCCACTGCTTTACTTGCTGTACTTGGTTTGAATAAACTTTAGTGTCCAGTACCATTTAATTATTAACATGCTAAAACAATCTATAACAATTGAAGGTGAGCAATATTTGACAGCGACTAGCTACTACTTTGCGTTAAGTAACAATTTACCTCAcgcttaaaaacaaaacaaaacaaaaaaatagtaacTTTATTTGAGTTTTTATAAGAAAATGCCGTCTTTTTTTTGAATGTCTCAGGAAACGATGCATCCGTACGTCTCAACCAGGACGAGTGGAACAGCTTACTGCCAcagaacaaacattttttgcagAAATTCCACTTTTAATATGGGAAAAACTGCGCAAAGCCACCGCAGTGCGGTGAGTTCAGTGTCCAAGTTACTTCCGCCATCTCAACAGAATCGTGACGTCACTCCTCATTTACAATACAACCTTTTTGTTTAAATAGTCTTATTTATACTTAATACTTACAATGTTCGAAAAATAACCTTTTTACTGTAATATGATGGCTTTAACTTATCTAaagaggtttattttttttctctctctctctatgcgAGGTATCCATACTTTTCATTGCGTTGCACCTGATGGGGTTTCTCACTTACGTATTCGTCTTAGCCAATGAGCGGCTGGCGCACTGGTCGCCTGGCAACACTTCCTCCAATAGCATTAGCGTTTGGCTCGGAGCGATCTGTCTCGAGACTTGAAAAAACATTACTGCGGTTTATCCCTGCTCAGTTCTCCCTCCTTTCAGACGAATATTTGCTGTCGTGTTAATTATTTAACGAACAAATACGGCTTAGTccgttgttatttttgtttaaaagtaaaattgagttacttcccccccccccccccacttgttGACCCATTTTACGCCGCTGCAGAGGTAGGTACAAttgtttgtgtgacatttttgctttattttcgtTTAAAATATGACTGTTGTTCATTCAGTTGTGTCAGTgtgtaaatatttacttttatgGTTAGTTTTAAATTGACGAGCGCTTTTCTCACGAGTTTACTGTAAGGGACTCCGCCTTAACCTTGGGCTTGTCACGCCGAACACAAGAAGTTATGAAGCTATGCCAGGATTTTGCGTTACATAATTCAAATACTTGAAGGTATTTTCACTGTGTACacgccatttaaaaaaaaaaaaaaacatgtttggtgTCGTGTGACTTGGCAAACTAAAGTCGAAGTATGGCTGACGTCATCTTTATCGCCAGGTGAGGCTGGCGTGCGTTGCGTTTGGGTGTACCCCGGCTGCAAGCCGGAGATAAAAGTGGAACATATTTTCGCCTTCGCTcttaaaaccttaaccctttGTGTTGTAAAAATCAATGCCACAGTAAATACCACGCGGCGATAACAGGTCTGCTTGTTgttgattattttaattttttttacaaggtgGTGGAGGGGAACCGCTTGataagaattgtttttttcccattgtacCTCAACGCGTCGCGCTGGACGGCATGTGCGCACAAGttatgcagtaaaaaaaaaaaaacaggagtcGATAGCTGGTTTGGGTTTTAATGCATCCTAATATTACTACCCTAAACAGAAATATATTGGAGGAATATTTTCTTACTCTGGCAGCACGGTGTTCTAGTGGTAAGCATATCTGCCATGCAGgtttgaggttctgggttcgaatctcggctcaagcacgcctgtgtggagtttgcatgttcttcccgtgcttgtgtggatttACTCCAGGTGCTCTGGCttcgtcccacattccaaaacaggcatgttagggtcattgaagacaaaattgtccccaagtgtgaatgtgagccaTGGTTGTcgaaatgtgccctgcgattggctggcgacctgtcctTGGTGTACCACGCCTTCTCACTCAAAACTCATCTGAGGTAGATTCCAGCTCACCTTTGACCTAAATGAGGATAagcattatagaaaatggatggattctctTACTACCCCACCTCTCTATTTTCCATTCATCTGCCATTTTGTGActatgaccatttttttttttttttttaggtgtcaCTTTAAACCCCAATCCCAGCCTGTCTGGTGCGCATCTGCCGTTTAAGCCGGCGTGGGCTATGCTTTCCGTCTAGATTATCCATAGCCGGTCCAGCTGACAGCCTCACGCTCTATTGCAGAGCGCCCAGCGGGAGCTTGTGATCCACCGGCTGATCGCTAATCCTCTGTGCCTGATAACCCATGACCTGGCATCCTTGTGTCCTCATGCGTCGGTGATATGGGAGAGTGGTGGACAACCATGCCAGGAGACACGTCTATGGGTAGTTTTCCTCTTCTGAACACTTTTGAATGCTGCCTTTTTTGTTTGGCGGGTGACCCAGATTTCTGCTCTGGATTTAGAGCAGCAGCCTACTTCAGTTCAGAGAGCGTTCCAGATTTAATGCCATATTGGGATTTCTTCCATCAGGAAACTATGAGATCTCCAGTATATCGCATGTAACAATGTCCCCGTCGAGGCCCAACAATCTTGTGTCACTGCCGCCTTCATCCAGAAACTCATTCAATCTGGCCACGGTATTTTGCACAGATGACAACGTCCCGCAGTGCGTCTCTTACATCAATCAGGTACGACTGCAAGAGCTGGATGAATTGTTCTGGTTTGTTGTAGTGTACTGTGGAACTGAACTGCGTCACATACATACTTGGAGTTGTTTCTCATATCTTGACCCGTCTCTGTAGCTAAATAAGGTTACAAACCATTTCATTCCCTGCAGCTGCGATGTAACGGGATATATCAcgcttttattttcacaatttaaaacggCTCCCACGTTTTTTAATAACACGTCTGTGACATGCGATACTCCAAGGATCTTGTAAATCAGTGTCAGAAGCTAACTCAAATCGCCAtctaacaaaaaaatcaatgcaAAACTGCCTACACTTTGGCCTTAACATGATCGGTTTCACACCGTGTAGTCCAGCTGAGCTGCTAAGGTGTGGGCAGAGAAACTCTGTGGAGGGGTTATGGTTATACAGAAGGACATTCAGCAAAATTCTGAATTGCTTGCTCACAGACGCATTCAGAAATGTGCATACAACAAAAATCATTTACtttgttgttaatttgtttGACGGATGCGCAGGCACTTCAGACACCCAATTTTTTTGTATGCAAGCACTCATGATGTCAGTTGTccattttgtgttgctttttaagACAAGTAAACATTTCTCTATtcccatcaggaaaaaaagagaactgCAATTATCTCACTTCATTCACTGATGTAATTCAGTTGTACACCACTACAAAACAAACCCAATAATACAAATTTTCTATGTAAAGAACAGTATTAGCTGTCATTAAAAACCTCATAATGTGGCCAGTGAGTCtgtattgttttgatttgaCCAATATTTCCCTCCGCACACAGGAGCTCTCCTCCCTGGGTCTCTCCTCATGGATGGAGGCGAGCTCTGCAGGGGGCGCCGACCTGCGGGCGGTGCCCGCTCTGAACGCCTTCTTCGAGCTGCTGCAGATCCGCAGGCGCACCGTGGCCACTTTGGAGGAGCTTGAAAGAGAGCAGCTCAAGAAGTCCAGCACCTTGGACCACATGCAAATGAGCAATTCAAGACTTAGGGTAAGTGTGTCAGCATGGGTCCCTCTGGTCCTCGGTCTCTATTTAAAGAACGTTCCACCTCAATTCTTTGAACCAGTCGAgctatacagtatttgtcatgCTTTTCTCCAGGATCAGCTTGAACTATCCATCCGGGAGAAATCGGGTCTCCATGAGACCGAGAGGCAGCTCCAACTCAAAATCAAGACTCTGCAAAGCTGCCTGAAGACTGAGAAAGAAGAGGTAGATGACCTGCTGCGCTCTCATTGGTCACGCTGTGATCCTGACAAATGCTGTAACTGTAGGTTCAGAAGCTCCAGAGTATAGTCGCCAGCCGCGCGTCGCAGTACAGCCATGATGCCaagaggaaagagagagagtcggCGAAGCTCAAGGAACGCCTCAGTCAGCTACTTGTGGAcagaaaagataaaaaaatgggTAAGTACTAAGGGTTGAACGACATCAGATGATTTGTAGTCGACGCTCAGGTGAAGATAGTGGAGTCTTAACTGGAACTTTGTTTGGGTCCCAATtagccattgacatgctaaatTGCCTTGGACGAGCAGACGGTAAAAGGAGCCACTGGAAGACAACCAAAGTCACAGCCAGGTATCATAAGGAaccatcttgtgacattttgacTGGAGCGGAGTTAGTCAGTtacattaaatgtatatttatttactttgtgCAGCCACGAAGGGCAGATGTACAAGTCCATGTTGCGTGATTATGAAGCCAGCCAGCGGTCGCTGATGCTGgagaacgcagagctgaagaaGGTCCTGCAGCAGATGAAAAAGGAGATGATTCACATGCTAAGTCCGCGCCAGCCGGCGTGCAGAGGGGCCGGCGCTGACGACAGCCAGGAGATGGTAGATGGGCCCCAAAAATATCAACTCAAAAGAGTTACATGCATAACCCTACCTATTTTTAACATCCggactgattattttttttttttttttttttttttttaataaataatgtgaGAGTCCCCACACATGGCAAGGAAAtaaagactgacctgtgagagacaTCGCAGTGTCACAGGGCTTCCAGACTGacgaaaaatacaaagaagaaatacAGTTTAAGAAGCGAGGCTTATCTGGTAACGGCAGGTCTGGCGCCAAACGCTTGCCCTCGTCAATTTCTATTGTGGTAAATAATTGGAGACTGTCTGGCAACAGTGGAAGCTTCAGAATTGGCTATCATTGGGTTTCGTTTTCCATTCGCAGAGCCTGCGGCTTGGCCCAATTCTGTGATGAGCACATGAATACGGATttacattgtaaatattgaacaggtttaacatttaagaTTGTTGGCCCCGACTGTTTTCCGAGCTAATCTCGAGGGAATCATTCTTGACACTCTCCACATCACagggataatcgctcaggataatcttttagagacatttcACAATCGGGCCTTTTGATGAATGTGATTGGAAGAGAGGACAAAtgcttaaattaaattaaatctcAGTATTTTATGTACTTTACCCTGCTCAAGCCATGACCGTAACCagcttttgagatttttttcatcttcccCCAGTTGGATTCTGACGGGGAGGAGAAGACTGGCGACTCCAGCAGGGAAATACTGGACCGGTCATGTGACCAAGCGAGGGAGCAGCTGACCAACAGCATTCGGCAACAGTGGAGGAAACTGAGGAGCCACATGGAGAAGTTGGACCACCAGGGTATGCAATGCACTGCCAATGACTGATAGAGACttgaaagtcaaacacaatGTGTTTTGTGAAGCTACTTGACTTCCAAGTTATTCTAAATTCAAAATAGGATTCGCCATAGGGAATAAGGTTTAAGAGAACTCATGGCTTCAAAGCTCAAAccatcataaaatatttttaaaaagtaaaacagacTTGAGAAGTGACTTTTCAATTTGGGTTAAACTCTCGCACTTTTGTAACGTTCAACTTCGCCGGGTGCACTGTAATTTTGAATCATCAGCTTTAGATGTTTTTACCCCCTCCAAGTTCAAAATCAAGAGTCCAACAAGGAGGTGATCCCGAGGGAAACCCACGAGAATGAGATGGAGAGCATGAGGCGCGAAGTGCAGCAGTGCAAAGAGTTCATTCACACGCAGCAGCAACTTCTCCAGGTCAGTctcgttttaaaaaaatcaatacaataattattatgattatgagcAGTGCTAAAACCAGATGtcaattttaataaatgtgtgaTGTCTCACCGTGCGTTTTGCAGCAACGACTGAACGCGTCGTTCGACGAAGAGACGGCCGAGCTGCTCAACGGCTGCTACACCCTGGAGGAGAAGGAGCGGCTCAAGGAGGAGTGGAGGCTCTTTGAGGAGCAGAAGAGGAACTTTGAGAGGGAGAGAAAGTACTTCACCGAAGCCGCCATCCGCCTCGGCCGAGAGGTGTGCCGATTGCTCCCCTTTCACTCTTTTGATGTAAGGCTCATTGCAAATACATGGTCAGGATTTTAAATTGTGGTTGAATCCCTCTTGCAGAAAAAGGCCTTCGAGGAGGACCGTGCCTCTTGGCTGAAAAGTCAGTTTTTAAACATGACGCCCTTCGCCAACCGTAGTAGATGCTCCTCGACAGATGGTTACAGTACCTTGTCGATCAGTAAGTGTTTCTcttctgtcttttatttattcatttagttttttaagattttttattttgttatgaaGATGTTTAATTGCTGGTGGGGGTTCCAAATAATGTACTGGATtgcttttatatatttaaattgtataTTACGTACAGTTTTTAAGCTTTTGCTAAAGTCTGCCCTCTGCCATGCTAGTTTAAAACGTGATTAAtgattataattgcattgtAGGAAGTGAGCCAGAGACGAGGACATCTGCAAAAAGCCAGCTGTCCAAATCCTCAAACTGCACGTCGTTCTCCACTCCTGAGACCGCGCCTGCACAACGTGCCACAGTGCCATCCACTTCTGAACTTTACCGGACACTCCGCCTCATTCCAGACTCCGGGTACACTCGTCATTTATCAGCAGAggaaaaatccagaagatgccCGCTGGGATGCAAAACTATTTCCATGCGAACTAACGATTCTTTTAACACCGTTTCAGTTCCTCCGGGTGTTCAAATCGAGGGCGCCGGCGAGAGCTCAGCAGCACCACTGACGACGAAAGAGACTCTCGAGTCAAGGCTAAAAATCGAGTCTACAGCGGAGACTTGAGTATCTTCTCTCTCGGGGAGGATGAGAACGGCCGCACTTAAAATACACACTCCATCCACATGCTTCCTTCCTTTCAACGTgactgaattattattattattattattttatttatttttttacatacagcctccaaatgaacaagaaagcactttaaaaaaaatcaggactTTTAAAATCAAGTCAGAAAATTTTAACAAGTACTGATttgaaaatagctttttttattttttttttattattttattttttattaaattgaaaGCCTGTTTTGCTTAAATGTTTACAAAGTTAATGTACAATCAGGGTTAATTTAATTATGAATACACTTattgtataatttctgctggTTTGTGTAAATAAACTAATAGACATTTTAAAGGatatgtgcattttattttttttccttcttctcccAACCGCCACAAGTATCCTGCACCACCGTGTGTCAAAATCTGAGCAATCAAGTAAGTGCCACTTTTCAAAAGTTAATGTTGATctttaaatacaacaacaaaaaacggtgTAGCTCTGCACCCTCACACGCTGAGAGCAAAAGCCCAAAATACCTCCCACCCCCACGTCGACAACTTCGCCAAACAATGGCAGTCACGAGAAGCCAATTTTTGTTGACGCTAATCTGTGCCaacattgcagctctgcttaccctttggctttgacatgatagtgcttcTGTGTCGTCTGGCAGGCGGACACCCGCCCATCCCTTGAGTGGCGCTGGATCTTCGCTCGGCCGAGTTGAGCAGAACGGCTTGGCTCAGTcgcattttcagaaaaaggtGGCTCACAAAATATTGACTTGGTTGTTTGATTTTACACCACGAGTGGGGCAGGTATTGCAGAGACAATAATCCTTAAGAAAGATCTAGCTCAGGAGACGACggaattttctcaaatgtactgtaggctcttttgtttgtttctagcaCCCCCAAGTGTCCATAACGCGCACTGCTTCCGTCAGACCAAACGGGAAGTCGTCATCGCCGTTGTTCGGTTCGTCTCCTCCATCCCAAGCCCAGCCAGAAAGCAAAGCTCGcagtcccccccccacccccacctaaCTGGCCCAAAAGCACAGCGACAATGTCGAGTTCCAACAACCTCGTGGCCATGAAAAAGGTCGTACAGCAGCTACGCTTTGAGGCGAGCATA
This window contains:
- the ssx2ipa gene encoding synovial sarcoma, X breakpoint 2 interacting protein a → MGEWWTTMPGDTSMGNYEISSISHVTMSPSRPNNLVSLPPSSRNSFNLATVFCTDDNVPQCVSYINQELSSLGLSSWMEASSAGGADLRAVPALNAFFELLQIRRRTVATLEELEREQLKKSSTLDHMQMSNSRLRDQLELSIREKSGLHETERQLQLKIKTLQSCLKTEKEEVQKLQSIVASRASQYSHDAKRKERESAKLKERLSQLLVDRKDKKMAIDMLNCLGRADGKRSHWKTTKVTASHEGQMYKSMLRDYEASQRSLMLENAELKKVLQQMKKEMIHMLSPRQPACRGAGADDSQEMLDSDGEEKTGDSSREILDRSCDQAREQLTNSIRQQWRKLRSHMEKLDHQVQNQESNKEVIPRETHENEMESMRREVQQCKEFIHTQQQLLQQRLNASFDEETAELLNGCYTLEEKERLKEEWRLFEEQKRNFERERKYFTEAAIRLGREKKAFEEDRASWLKSQFLNMTPFANRSRCSSTDGYSTLSIRSEPETRTSAKSQLSKSSNCTSFSTPETAPAQRATVPSTSELYRTLRLIPDSGSSGCSNRGRRRELSSTTDDERDSRVKAKNRVYSGDLSIFSLGEDENGRT